In one Paenibacillus sp. JQZ6Y-1 genomic region, the following are encoded:
- a CDS encoding AraC family transcriptional regulator has translation MRFKRTGSGSRLQRSYMVSYLLIFLIPLIVITIFIYQSAVKSLRTEIEQSNVNQLNQVRMTIDGRMTELRDIAIRMSYDNSLTRYMVKHPYYSSEAIRRLDQYRANSAIVDDLLLYFHNDSVIYSSDGLSGLNVVFGKTYRFTSWDQQAIRRDLNEIKYPLTRPAEEVSVNSRQSSMLVHMVPIKPTDAYPYATVVYLINESRLTGMMDSVLSDFKGNSYIFDNNGHVLTTNNHDTPPTPLELGKLSELKSGIHNLELNGKQQSVVAVESEENGWTYVTTMPSDQFFSRIFHVQTLIVLIFALVALAGIPVAVMLARRQYGPLRDLVEFAQSRSGSTTSSSGKASTQPLNNEWAWIRQTLLDYRDRVGLQEPYVRHQCLLMLMKHGQPDDVETARLIDGLGLREEGQRYFVMIVSGDTLIAHRPESASEQSNVELLDETYSPYLTLPDILSEVQLEALSAHVYGVEYSSSNRLALAVCWQPQDEDTAADSMTGIVEAVRDIVYKHYGTRPNVGVGNVYEQLEAINQSFIEAATAMEYRVSGDDATVIYFNQLHDEDDRQGSGQYWISNESLLKLSQSLKQGNIQVASHMIHVITTGVHSESLPLPLMRCILFDLLNTVLRAATDAGLLGSLRDMPQLSAFETAEKLEGRLQQLAVRICACAEHKQETEQVSLMDRVVAHVHEQYCDYALSLEAISQQFSISSSYLSRTFKDKTGQTFSQYIWQLRRDEVIRQITETDDPLKDIIVRVGYLDTANFIRKFKKEMGCTPGQYRKLHHGSEGEDSLQVRDSIS, from the coding sequence TACGTACTGAGATTGAGCAGTCCAATGTGAATCAGCTCAATCAGGTGCGGATGACAATTGATGGGCGGATGACAGAGCTACGTGATATTGCGATTCGGATGAGCTATGACAACAGTCTGACTCGCTATATGGTCAAGCATCCGTATTATAGCAGCGAAGCGATTAGGCGCTTGGATCAATATCGTGCCAATAGTGCGATTGTGGATGATCTGCTGCTGTATTTTCACAATGATTCAGTCATTTATTCGTCGGATGGATTAAGCGGGCTGAATGTGGTCTTCGGTAAAACCTATAGATTTACGAGTTGGGATCAGCAGGCGATCCGGCGTGATCTGAACGAAATCAAGTATCCTCTCACGCGTCCTGCGGAAGAAGTGAGCGTCAATTCGCGCCAATCATCGATGTTGGTACATATGGTGCCGATCAAGCCGACCGATGCGTATCCGTATGCAACCGTGGTGTATTTGATTAATGAATCGCGCCTGACCGGTATGATGGATTCGGTATTGAGCGACTTCAAGGGCAACAGTTATATTTTCGATAATAATGGTCATGTGCTGACGACTAATAATCATGATACACCGCCCACACCGTTAGAGCTGGGCAAACTATCAGAACTAAAGTCCGGTATTCATAATCTAGAGCTGAACGGCAAGCAGCAGTCGGTCGTAGCCGTGGAATCAGAGGAAAACGGCTGGACATATGTCACCACGATGCCAAGCGATCAGTTCTTTAGCCGTATCTTCCATGTGCAGACGCTGATTGTACTAATCTTCGCACTGGTAGCGCTGGCTGGTATTCCAGTAGCGGTTATGCTGGCAAGACGCCAATACGGTCCGCTACGCGATCTCGTGGAGTTCGCTCAGAGTCGCAGTGGTTCTACCACCTCCTCAAGTGGCAAAGCGTCTACACAGCCGCTAAATAACGAATGGGCATGGATTCGCCAGACCCTGCTGGATTACCGTGATCGTGTCGGCTTACAGGAGCCGTATGTGCGACATCAATGTCTATTGATGCTGATGAAGCACGGACAGCCGGATGATGTAGAGACGGCGCGATTGATCGACGGCTTGGGACTGCGGGAAGAGGGTCAACGTTATTTTGTCATGATCGTGTCGGGTGATACTCTGATCGCTCATCGTCCCGAATCAGCGTCAGAGCAGAGCAATGTGGAGCTGCTGGATGAAACATATAGTCCTTATTTGACGCTGCCGGACATTTTGAGCGAGGTGCAACTGGAAGCATTATCTGCCCACGTGTATGGCGTGGAATACTCATCCAGCAATCGATTAGCGCTTGCCGTTTGCTGGCAGCCGCAGGATGAGGATACAGCAGCCGATAGTATGACTGGGATTGTGGAAGCGGTGCGCGATATTGTGTACAAGCATTATGGCACGCGTCCGAATGTAGGTGTAGGTAATGTGTATGAGCAATTGGAAGCGATCAACCAATCGTTTATCGAAGCTGCCACTGCGATGGAATATCGGGTGAGTGGGGACGATGCGACTGTCATTTATTTTAATCAATTGCATGACGAAGACGATCGTCAAGGCAGCGGGCAATACTGGATTAGTAATGAATCGCTGCTGAAGCTGTCCCAGAGCTTGAAGCAGGGGAATATTCAGGTTGCGAGTCATATGATTCATGTGATCACGACAGGCGTGCATAGTGAGTCGCTACCATTGCCGCTGATGCGATGTATATTGTTTGATCTGCTCAATACGGTGCTACGTGCTGCGACAGATGCAGGCTTGTTAGGGAGTCTGCGTGATATGCCTCAGTTGTCGGCATTTGAAACGGCAGAGAAACTGGAAGGACGCTTGCAGCAATTGGCTGTACGTATCTGCGCATGTGCCGAGCATAAGCAGGAAACCGAACAGGTATCGCTTATGGATCGAGTGGTTGCGCATGTGCATGAGCAGTATTGCGATTATGCGCTCAGTCTGGAAGCCATATCGCAGCAATTTTCCATTTCGAGTTCGTATTTGAGCCGGACGTTCAAGGATAAGACAGGGCAGACGTTCTCCCAATATATTTGGCAGCTACGTCGAGATGAGGTGATTCGTCAGATTACGGAAACGGATGATCCGCTCAAGGATATTATTGTGAGGGTAGGGTATTTGGATACGGCTAACTTTATCCGTAAATTTAAAAAGGAAATGGGCTGTACACCGGGTCAATATCGCAAGCTGCATCATGGTAGTGAGGGAGAAGATAGCTTGCAGGTACGCGACTCCATTTCATGA
- a CDS encoding S-layer homology domain-containing protein, whose translation MKKWMILCLAALIALPGTAVTSVYADDNTSSTTTSNTSNNETSSNNSTVTSNTYSTEESSTSTENSTTSTSGGGGGTATTNATTNKPVISLIDDASVRMKVGTSFVDSGTTVQDDVYNDLTAKVTYTLNSQSVDAIDTNTVGTYVIHYNVTTPDDRIADEVTRTVNIVAVGDYVDLSTISIPSAYGMAQYGDYVYVAQRQTGLARVNLYSGKVETIVSSGSSFMAVALNTDGDLFYTVDSDRNIYKVSHTDLQNLPLSESSFNAKKTVYYYAANYNYIYGLAIDAQNNMYFSDYTTKSILKLPQGSTTPEVVLSNFTTYFASFTIDPLGNLYMSGGGDYKLYRINATTLNSLPVSSSNVTDISNNNYYGAYGMFFTPDGSFYVGAKFKKNQENSVSVKAQLSLNGKAEMSVYQGETFVDPGASVVPDIVTPTVTYMFNGSPTPSIDTNVVGTYTIHYAIPATSQYDAQEVTRTLTVQAVPSELTKVQMNRPFGLAYYNGDVYYTDYDRGIYKVSTTTFKTVKLFDSYQIVAIALNKQGDLFYTKVSDNTIYKLSSKYVRYSAEGTLNKSDFEEYSRQYYTVPVDESTNDGISINGLAFDSQDRLYFNAVSQNEMEISGSKIWRLPANSTDNVELVATYPVSTLGMTISPYGNLYINVNGRNGFELYEADAALLNNVPVSTNQFRALGNTNYAYGIMFLPDLTGYTSSVQPAQNLTKLNFLDKDYSIPEVQDIPVSNVSLDQNTLNLKKNGSSQTLTVNIMPDNATHTELVWKTSNPQVATVKDGVVTPVGKGTATILVYVANQQDMFAEVNVTVKDSDKTSSSSSNDLKLSVDDGKGKNTVPSTASVSRSVQSNGQMQDQITFDSAAMLQAINTLKSAAQQTVRLVVPDAADQVAQTDVTLPLNVSQDLKNTDMNLEISTNDVKLSVAPSSLKNVNNDLYFHFIPLKTTAQQNAVAARAKQEQIVKDALGNGSISVVGRPMTIETNLQNQPVQLVMPVDNSVIPTNAADREQWLQQLRIFIEHSDGDRELVQPTVVSYGTNETGLQFTVNKFSTFTIVDMDKLNASNTSNSTTTGNTNSDNGTSGTVKPAYIQGYPDHTFRPDQGITRAEMASLLYRLQASGGTGTAGTVNYSDVSSSFWAKQAIDVMQSSGLMKGRTSTTFAPAQLITRAEMAAIVSRWQGLSGTGSSFASDINGNWAETDIKRVVTAGLMQGITPASFQPNQPLTRAQAVTILNKILEKTANLSAGTTSWKDVPSSHWAYSDIMEASNSYSLK comes from the coding sequence ATGAAAAAATGGATGATCTTGTGTCTGGCAGCTTTGATCGCTTTGCCGGGCACAGCAGTAACGTCTGTGTATGCCGATGACAATACATCGAGCACAACGACAAGTAATACAAGTAACAACGAAACATCCAGTAACAACAGCACCGTTACATCCAACACCTACTCGACGGAAGAGTCTTCCACTTCCACCGAGAACAGCACTACCTCTACTTCTGGTGGCGGCGGGGGCACTGCTACTACGAATGCAACAACGAACAAACCGGTGATTTCCTTAATTGACGATGCGAGTGTCCGCATGAAAGTCGGCACTTCATTTGTTGATTCTGGAACGACTGTACAGGATGATGTATACAATGACCTTACCGCAAAGGTAACGTATACACTGAATAGTCAGTCGGTTGATGCAATCGATACGAACACAGTAGGTACGTATGTGATTCACTACAACGTAACTACTCCAGATGATCGTATCGCGGACGAGGTTACTCGCACAGTAAACATTGTTGCAGTAGGCGACTATGTGGATCTGTCGACGATTTCGATACCGTCTGCATACGGTATGGCTCAATATGGAGATTATGTATATGTTGCACAACGCCAAACAGGTCTTGCTAGAGTAAATCTGTATAGTGGCAAAGTAGAAACCATTGTCAGCTCGGGTAGTTCTTTTATGGCAGTGGCACTAAATACAGACGGTGACCTGTTCTACACGGTTGACAGTGACCGTAATATCTACAAGGTGAGTCACACCGATCTTCAGAATCTGCCGCTGAGTGAGAGCAGTTTTAATGCGAAGAAAACGGTCTATTACTATGCAGCCAATTACAATTACATCTATGGGTTGGCGATAGATGCGCAGAATAATATGTACTTTTCGGATTATACGACCAAATCCATTCTAAAACTGCCGCAAGGTTCGACAACGCCTGAAGTGGTATTAAGCAACTTTACCACCTACTTTGCAAGTTTTACGATTGATCCATTAGGCAATCTGTATATGAGCGGTGGCGGAGATTACAAGCTGTACCGTATCAATGCAACTACACTAAATTCCCTGCCTGTTAGCTCGTCGAATGTAACCGATATTAGTAACAATAATTACTATGGTGCATACGGAATGTTCTTTACGCCTGATGGCTCATTCTATGTAGGTGCTAAGTTTAAGAAAAACCAAGAAAACTCAGTGTCGGTAAAAGCACAACTGAGTTTGAATGGCAAAGCAGAAATGTCCGTCTATCAAGGAGAGACATTTGTAGATCCGGGTGCAAGCGTTGTGCCTGACATCGTGACTCCAACAGTAACGTACATGTTCAATGGCTCACCTACACCAAGCATTGATACAAATGTAGTAGGTACGTACACCATTCACTACGCTATACCAGCAACATCGCAGTACGATGCCCAAGAAGTGACGCGTACTCTTACCGTTCAGGCAGTACCTAGCGAACTTACCAAAGTACAAATGAATCGTCCATTTGGATTAGCATATTACAATGGCGATGTATATTACACCGATTACGATCGCGGTATATACAAAGTGTCGACTACCACATTCAAAACAGTGAAACTGTTCGATTCGTATCAAATTGTTGCGATCGCTCTTAACAAACAAGGCGATTTGTTCTATACCAAAGTATCTGACAATACAATTTATAAATTAAGTAGTAAATATGTGCGTTATAGCGCAGAAGGTACGTTGAATAAAAGCGACTTTGAAGAATATAGCCGCCAATACTACACTGTACCTGTAGATGAATCTACCAATGATGGTATTAGCATCAATGGCTTGGCATTTGACAGCCAAGATCGCCTATATTTCAATGCTGTATCGCAAAATGAGATGGAAATTTCCGGTTCCAAAATCTGGCGTCTTCCTGCTAATTCGACAGACAATGTAGAGCTGGTAGCTACTTATCCAGTATCTACGCTGGGTATGACAATTAGCCCATATGGTAACTTGTATATCAATGTGAATGGAAGAAACGGATTTGAACTGTATGAAGCAGATGCAGCATTGCTGAATAACGTTCCCGTATCTACCAATCAATTCAGAGCATTAGGCAATACAAACTATGCGTATGGCATCATGTTCCTGCCTGATCTGACAGGGTACACTAGCTCTGTTCAACCGGCTCAAAACCTGACCAAATTGAACTTCTTGGACAAAGATTATTCCATTCCAGAAGTACAAGATATTCCGGTCAGCAACGTGTCATTGGATCAGAACACCCTCAATCTCAAGAAAAATGGTTCTTCTCAAACATTGACAGTAAACATCATGCCTGACAATGCAACTCATACTGAATTGGTATGGAAAACAAGCAATCCTCAAGTTGCTACCGTCAAAGATGGTGTAGTCACACCAGTTGGCAAAGGAACAGCGACGATTCTCGTGTATGTTGCGAATCAACAGGATATGTTTGCCGAAGTCAATGTAACGGTAAAAGATTCCGACAAAACGTCTTCTTCCAGTTCGAATGACCTGAAGCTGAGCGTGGATGATGGAAAAGGCAAAAACACCGTTCCTTCGACTGCAAGCGTATCGCGTTCGGTACAATCAAACGGTCAAATGCAAGATCAGATTACATTCGATTCCGCAGCAATGCTGCAAGCGATCAATACTCTGAAAAGCGCTGCACAGCAAACGGTTCGCCTCGTTGTTCCAGATGCAGCAGATCAAGTGGCTCAAACCGATGTAACCTTGCCACTAAACGTATCGCAGGATTTGAAAAATACGGACATGAATCTTGAAATCAGCACCAACGATGTGAAGCTGTCCGTAGCACCATCTTCTCTGAAGAATGTAAACAACGATCTGTACTTCCACTTTATTCCGCTGAAAACGACAGCACAGCAAAATGCCGTAGCTGCTCGCGCGAAGCAGGAGCAAATCGTGAAAGACGCGCTGGGTAATGGTAGCATCTCGGTAGTCGGTCGTCCGATGACCATTGAAACCAACCTGCAAAATCAGCCGGTACAACTTGTTATGCCAGTTGATAACAGCGTCATTCCAACCAATGCAGCAGATCGCGAACAATGGCTGCAACAGCTGCGTATCTTTATCGAGCACAGTGATGGTGATCGCGAGCTGGTTCAACCAACGGTTGTGTCTTATGGCACGAATGAAACAGGTCTGCAATTCACTGTTAACAAATTCAGTACGTTTACGATTGTCGATATGGATAAGCTGAATGCTTCCAATACGTCAAACTCGACGACAACTGGCAATACCAATTCTGATAACGGAACAAGCGGTACAGTGAAACCAGCCTATATCCAAGGCTACCCTGACCACACGTTCCGACCAGATCAAGGCATTACGCGTGCCGAAATGGCATCCCTGCTCTACCGTCTGCAAGCAAGCGGTGGTACAGGAACAGCCGGTACAGTGAACTATAGCGATGTATCGTCCAGCTTCTGGGCAAAACAAGCCATCGACGTGATGCAATCCAGTGGTCTGATGAAAGGTCGTACAAGTACTACCTTTGCACCAGCTCAATTGATTACACGTGCCGAAATGGCTGCTATTGTTAGCCGCTGGCAAGGTCTGAGTGGTACAGGCAGCTCGTTTGCTAGTGATATTAACGGCAACTGGGCAGAAACGGATATCAAACGCGTTGTAACCGCTGGTCTGATGCAAGGTATTACACCTGCAAGCTTCCAGCCAAACCAACCATTGACCCGTGCACAAGCAGTGACAATCCTGAACAAAATTCTGGAGAAAACCGCTAATCTGTCTGCTGGTACGACTTCGTGGAAAGACGTCCCGTCCTCCCACTGGGCATATAGCGACATCATGGAAGCTTCTAATTCCTATTCGCTGAAATAA